CACTACCATCTACCCAAGAACCTTTTCTAGTCGTTTCTGTCCACAACACAGTTGATGTGTAGATGGATGTTGCACTGCTTTTTGCACAAATTCACAAAGCTAGTTTGGAGGCGAGGTTAGGACAGGGACAGGAGGAAGAGTAGGTTGGTGGCTTTATGGCATATGGGTGTCAAATGGCACAGAGATTTGGTTTAGGGCTGAAGGCGTAGCACAGTGATAGAGTATTTGCTTAACATGCACTAGCCCGCAATTTGATTCCCAGTTCTGAAAATACACAcgcttgtgtgtgtgcgtgcccgCAAAcgcgcacgtacacacacacacacaccttggataTGGTGATGTAAGCTACTTCAAGAACTCATGAGTTTCAAGGATGAGTACTGTCAAAAGTTGaagcaggggtgggtggggctgggagtagagccatggctcagtggttaccaGTGTAtccagctcttgcagaggacaggatGTCACTGCCAGCTTTCACAGTCATCtctcactccagctccagggatccaacatcAAACtctgccttctggcctccaagggtgcatgcatacacacacagataaataaaatctttttaaaaagtgtttaggtcaacctgagctacacagtgagacctgtatcaaaaatgaataaataagaaagcaaaaattCTAAAACAAGAAATACAGAGACGGCCAGATTGGTGTCCACTGAATGTTTTGAAAGTAAGGACATAGAGGAGTGATGCTAAGACCTGTCTTTTGTTCCCAATTTCTTCCCAAAGATTCGACACCTTTTAGAGGCTGTGACTCCAGAGAAAATTGGTAAGGAGACCCCCCCTCCTGAAGTCACTGCAGAGCCCAGGGAGCCAAGTCAGCAGGGAGGGCTGTTCTGATGAGAGGCTCAGGAACCCAAGAGCTCAATCAATGACTCTCTTTTTtacccgagacagggtttctctgtggctttgggggctgtcctggaactagctcttgtagaccacaatCAATGACTCTTAAAAGCCAGGCTGGGTGAGGCTGGGtgacacatctgtaatcccatttCCTTGGGAGCCTGATGTGGGGAAACTCCAAGTTAACACCTGCCTGGGTTTagatactgagttcaaggccagcctagactgctTAAAGAAACCATTTcaacatttcctttttcatttatttatttgtttatttttttcaagacagggtttctctgtgtaacagccctgggtgtccttgaactcgccctgtagaccaggctagcctcaaactcatagagatccacctgcctctgcctcccaagtgctggggttaaaggcgtgcgccaccaacacccggttaacatttaaaaaaaaaaaaaaggataaaaaacaaaacaaaacaggtggacacctataatcccagcactcaggaagtagaggcagtaCTGAATGCTcatacagaggacccaggttcagttcccagcacccatatacatTGGCTTACAACTACCTACAACTGTCCCTCCAGAGAAATCTGACACACTCGCAGGAATGTACCCACATATAGgcatactcacatatacataattaacaattcagacaaatctttaaaaagagtcCAAATGAGGTCAGAATTACTATCTTCATTTTAAGGATAAGGAAAGTAAGGCTCACGATGGTTAAGAAATGAACTCGGAGGCCGGGTGTGGTGATTGTACACCTTTAAACTCAGcagtggcaaaggcaggcaaggTCTCTtattggaggccaacctggtctacatagtgagccgtgtctcaacaaacaaacaaaaaatgaaatgcaCTTGGGGTATTTGCTGCTGACTAGCCTGGGTCTGGTTCTTGGTCTCCAAAATCCATGTTTTCGCCCCAACAACTTCAAAAGAAGTAGGGCTGCTATCATCTTCCTAATCCTCCAGACAGGACCTTAGCCACTGTTCATTCTCCTGAGGCCATCACCCTACAGGAGGCAGAGCCCATACGCATGCTGCGGATTGAGGTGAGTTTCCCCTTAAACGCGGGATTACAGTCCAGCCTCACCACACCCCTGTAGTtctgcctttctctgttttcattttcccacATTCTGTCCCGTTAGTACCCACTGGGTTTCCTTGGGCTCAGTCTCAAAAAGTCTACTCTGTTCCTCTCTCCATAGGGAGAGCAGGATCTCCCAGAGGTCAGCCGAGGTGATTTGGACCTGCTGATTGCGGAGGAAGATGATGCCATATTGCTGGAGGAACGTCAGCGAGGCAGGCTTCTCCAGCGTCGGAGAGCTTCTCCAGCACTGGATGGTCAGCTCTCCGCACAGCCAACATGAGAATGGACAGGGCCTTGTTCTTCTGTCTCCTAAATGTTCTGATCCTCTCTCTGCAGAATCCAAGGAAGAGCCCAGGGCCATGGAGGGTGATGGTGTGGTCCCTTCACTCTcacctccagctccagctccagctccagcacaGTAAGGGCAGGAATCCCTCTACCAGGTAAGGGGTCATTGCTAGGAAGGTTTCTTTATCTGCCTGTTTCCTTCAGGGTTGAAGGGATAAGAGAACCACTTCCAAGCCAGGTCTTCGCTCCCGAGGTACAGAAGTTGACAGGCTGGGAGCCTGGGGCCTTACTCACTGGTAAGTGTCCATCACTTGGTGCTTTCTCGGGAACAGCTGCACACTTACAGAGACAAATGTCCTTACCCCACCTTCTGAGGGAGACACTGGTAGCTGCAAGAATGAAGAggctagctgggtggtggcggcacatacctttaatcccagcacttgggagacagaggcagacaggtcagaggtggaggccagcctggttacacagttagttctgggacagtcagagctacacaaagaaaccctctccaaaaacaaacaaacaaaaaaccaaaagagtgaAGGGACCAATCGAGTGTGGAGATAGCATCTGGAGCCCGATCACTCCAGAAACTAGGGTTGGGACAGGCCAGCTGGGGTTACAGTGACAgaccttgccttgaaaaacaaaagcaaaaaacagggGATTATGGGTGTTGTTGCAGAGGTGACCCCTCCTCAGGAGCTACGTCTACCTGCTCCGCTTAGTGCAGAGGTGAGTAGGTTCTTCCCCAAGCTGCAGCCTCTGTACCTTCCCCTCATACATCTTTGTCCTTAAGCCCCGGGGCCATTACTAGTTTACACTGAGGACTTTGCTTACATCAGTAAAAGATGTCCCTCTCCATACCTCATGGTGTGGCCTCTCTTCCCAGTAGGTACCTTTGAGTAACCAAGCTTCTTCCCCAGACAACTGACAGGGGCAGAGTGTGGGGCCACTGGAAAGGGGAGATGAACGGCCTGTCCCTTGCCTCCTTTCTACTCTAGAAGAGGCCTCCATCACCTCCGAGCCGACCTGGCCGCCGAAGCCGCCGCCGCCGCCAGTTACTATTCTGGGACAAGGAGACCCAGATCTCCCGGGAGAAATTTGAGGAACAGCTGCAGACCGGGGTTCACTGCCAGGTGTATGTGAGTGCGGCACAAgttctccctggggaggagaggcatGCAGATGCAGGTCTGGCTGGATTTCCGAACTCCCAAGGGGCCCTGGCAATGTAACAAAAGGCCCTAGTTCCTagaaagtgcatgtgtgtggaacaGCATATACCCAACACATCCACTGACACCACGTTACCATCTACCCTGTTAGCCACAAGCACTATAGGCTAGGTCATGATCCTGAAAACAGGCATAAGCCCTGGGAACAGTGTACAAGGGAGGGGCTGTGAGGAGTGGACTTTCATAAAGGGGCCACTGGCCTTCCACTTTCTTGCAGCCTGTGGTCCAGCCTGAAAGGATGATCACAAGCCCAGCGGAGCTCTTCAGAACCCCAACTCTCTGTAAGAAGGATGACAGTTGGGCAGGTGGGATCTTCAGAACCTGGAATCCTCGGTCTTAGGATTGAAACCTTTTCCTTTGTTGTCAGCTGGCTGGCTGCCCCCAGAACTACTAGCTTTATGGACCCACTGTGCCCAGATACCCCCGAGAATGCTCAGACAAAGACCACAGCTGGAGCctgaagaggtagctgaggaggaaagaagaaagactgaAGCTCTGAGTGAGATCGAGGTAACTGCCTCCTCTACCGTGCCCTGGAAGCCTCAGCTCTGGGGAGCTCTAGCAGACTTTCTTCTGACCAGCTTGCTAATCAGACCGAGACTCGGACACTGGTGCTTGGCTCTCAGTTTTTGTTCTCCCACCTGCAGGTTCTGAGGGAGGCCCAGGAGCCCAGTGGTCCCCTCATGATCTCCTCAGGTAGGTGCTTGCACTAGAGGGGCAGGTGGAAACCGCTATGCTAACCAGTCCCCCAGTTGCTGAGGCTGTTTCTAACAGGGAGAGGCATGCAGAGCACTAAGCACAGCCTGGATTCTCCAGTGCTCCCACTTTGCACAAGGCTATACTAGGCTCCAGAATATGGGGAGGGGAGCTTTGTAGTCCTGGGGACTGAAGGCAAGGCCTTGTGCATGTCAGGCAAATGCCTCACCACTGAACTACATGCCCAGCATGGCTCCAAGATCCCAGCTCCTTAGAGCCAAGTAGACCCCTCAATGCTCTCAACCCTCACAGAGCTCTCCCTGGAAGCGGCTGAAGAGGAAAAGTCCCGTACTAGCCTCATCCCCCCAGAAGAACGATGGTAAGCAGCCAGGTGGCCCTGCCTGTTGTCACTGTCACAACTACCCTCCCCCTTCCCTGAGCTGCCCCACTTTGTCTCCTAGGGCCTGGATTGAGGAGGGGCAGCCAGAACCTCCTGCACTGCCCATGCTGCCTGAAATCCCTGAAGTGCCCATGGAGATGCCCCCAGGGCCTGAGCTACTCTCTTCAGAGGCTGTACTTAGGTACCAGGGAGGGGTCTCTCAAGGGGGTAGGGTAGGCTGTCACCCTGGCTGACAGTCCTCAATCCCTGCAGGGCAGTAGCACTGGAGCTGCAGGCCAACAGGGAGCCAGACTTCAGCAGCCTGGTGCCCCCTCTCAGCCCCAGGAAGCTGGCTTCTCGGGTCTTCTCCCTGCTCCTGGGTGAGTGTAGGCGTAAGAGAGATGGAGCGGACAGGCCAGAAGCTGCTATAGCACTGTAAGAcctgctttctcctttcccaACTAGTGCTGTCCGCACAGA
The Cricetulus griseus strain 17A/GY chromosome 1 unlocalized genomic scaffold, alternate assembly CriGri-PICRH-1.0 chr1_1, whole genome shotgun sequence genome window above contains:
- the Rec8 gene encoding meiotic recombination protein REC8 homolog — its product is MFYYPNVLQRHTGCFATIWLAATRGSRLVKREYLKVNVVKTCEEILNYVLVRVQPPMPGLPRPRFSLYLSAQLQIGVIRVYSQQCQYLVEDIQHILERLHRAQMRIRIDMEEADLPSLLLPNCLAMMETLEDAPEPFFGTMSVDPGLPSPFDIPQIRHLLEAVTPEKIGKETPPPEVTAEPREPNRTLATVHSPEAITLQEAEPIRMLRIEGEQDLPEVSRGDLDLLIAEEDDAILLEERQRGRLLQRRRASPALDESKEEPRAMEGDGVVPSLSPPAPAPAPAQVEGIREPLPSQVFAPEVQKLTGWEPGALLTEVTPPQELRLPAPLSAEKRPPSPPSRPGRRSRRRRQLLFWDKETQISREKFEEQLQTGVHCQVYPVVQPERMITSPAELFRTPTLSGWLPPELLALWTHCAQIPPRMLRQRPQLEPEEVAEEERRKTEALSEIEVLREAQEPSGPLMISSELSLEAAEEEKSRTSLIPPEERWAWIEEGQPEPPALPMLPEIPEVPMEMPPGPELLSSEAVLRAVALELQANREPDFSSLVPPLSPRKLASRVFSLLLVLSAQKILRVEQKKPYGRLLIHPGPRFH